Proteins from one Alphaproteobacteria bacterium genomic window:
- the speB gene encoding agmatinase encodes MYDKQKLAALRAKYGDAKASDVFDPEFRKVVSLVFKDSESRRLPYADVSTFLDAPYRPEAPESPNFGGLDVALVGVPMDLGVTNRAGARLGPRAVRTVERIGPYNHALKVVPRAECQVADIGDVPMRSRFSLESCIEDIEKFYRRIHAGGVIPLSVGGDHSVTFPILKALGRERPVGLVHFDAHCDTGGEYDGSKFNHGGPFRLAVLEGALDPERTIQIGIRGPAEFIWEFSYDSGMTVLHIEDVVRMGVDGVIAKAREVVGDGPTYISFDVDGLDPAYAPGTGTPEAGGLTPREAQLILHGLKGIDVVGGDVVEVAPQYDPTSNTAMVGAQLLFEIFSLTVLGRNFKRRG; translated from the coding sequence GTGTACGACAAACAGAAGCTTGCGGCCCTGCGCGCCAAATACGGGGATGCCAAGGCCAGCGACGTATTCGACCCCGAATTCCGCAAGGTCGTCTCGCTGGTCTTTAAGGACTCGGAAAGCCGGCGGCTGCCCTACGCGGACGTCTCGACGTTCCTCGACGCACCTTACCGGCCCGAGGCGCCCGAATCGCCCAATTTCGGCGGACTCGACGTCGCACTCGTCGGCGTGCCGATGGACCTTGGCGTCACCAATCGCGCGGGCGCGCGACTTGGGCCGCGGGCGGTACGCACGGTTGAGCGCATCGGCCCCTACAATCATGCGCTCAAGGTGGTGCCCCGCGCTGAGTGCCAGGTGGCCGATATCGGCGATGTACCCATGCGCTCACGCTTCAGCCTCGAAAGCTGCATCGAGGACATCGAGAAGTTTTATCGGCGCATCCACGCGGGTGGCGTGATTCCGCTGTCCGTCGGCGGCGATCACTCCGTGACCTTTCCGATCCTGAAGGCGCTTGGCCGGGAGCGGCCGGTCGGACTCGTCCATTTCGATGCCCACTGCGACACGGGTGGGGAGTATGACGGCTCGAAATTCAACCACGGCGGGCCATTTCGTCTAGCGGTCCTCGAAGGGGCGCTCGACCCAGAGCGCACGATTCAGATCGGCATCCGAGGACCGGCCGAATTCATCTGGGAATTTTCCTACGATTCCGGCATGACCGTGCTCCACATCGAGGATGTCGTCCGAATGGGCGTGGACGGGGTCATCGCGAAGGCGCGCGAGGTCGTGGGCGACGGACCCACCTATATCTCGTTCGACGTGGACGGGCTCGATCCGGCCTACGCACCCGGCACCGGAACACCGGAGGCGGGCGGGCTGACGCCACGCGAGGCGCAACTAATCCTCCACGGCCTCAAAGGGATCGACGTCGTCGGCGGCGATGTGGTGGAGGTGGCCCCGCAATACGATCCGACCTCCAACACGGCGATGGTCGGGGCTCAACTTCTCTTCGAGATATTCTCGCTGACCGTCCTCGGCCGGAATTTCAAGCGGCGGGGCTGA